In Mytilus edulis chromosome 4, xbMytEdul2.2, whole genome shotgun sequence, the following proteins share a genomic window:
- the LOC139518444 gene encoding multiple inositol polyphosphate phosphatase 1-like encodes MVPYLLTAILVIYLVHTCHADMLTGLGNNLFGHKCSYFWRFPNTTMQKNYLMQVAQQDGKLCNAVQFNYLSRHGARMPAADDFVNFDQLKTKIVEHSANILRYPFIKNWQNYSPKTHAHVEDLGRWELHHLGNFYGSGLYDMFHGNISTATIKLTASEKRRTKTSSAEFYKAFSRRVTGKALSDIHPVVNNTMLRYWDNCPNYDLTILKNKTQMQQQYAFQNSSYFQNVIKSVNEKLGMNVSLTPDDIKAMFMICATDLAVRNNTDWCSLQTEAEREIINYESDIEDYYSLFYGHTLIQKLTCPLWQDLFASMEDAINKRKLGETYVFGNLRFGHSDTMDTFYSALGLYHDSQPLRADNYAAMKNRMFYESKTTPFSANIAFILYNCGGNEAENYLLKMMVNNQPVTIPGCDSDFCPYLKVRSIYRNYIENCKWRELCNVRTISQAVG; translated from the exons ATGGTGCCTTATCTTCTTACTGCGATCTTGGTGATATATCTGGTACACACGTGTCATGCTGATATGCTGACGGGATTAGGAAACAATCTGTTTGGACACAAGTGTTCCTATTTCTGGAGATTTCCCAATACCACAATGCAGAAAAATTATCTTATGCAAGTCGCGCAGCAGGATGGAAAACTTTGCAATGCAGTGCAGTTCAACTATCTTAGTCGACATGGCGCTAGGATGCCTGCAGCCGATGATTTTGTCAACTTTGATCAGTTGAAAACGAAAATTGTTGAACATTCTGCAAATATTCTGCGCTACCCATTCATAAAAAACTGGCAAAATTATAGTCCTAAAACGCACGCCCATGTTGAAGATCTTGGACGTTGGGAATTGCATCATCTAGGTAATTTCTATGGAAGTGGTTTGTACGATATGTTCCATGGAAATATTTCAACTGCAACGATAAAGCTGACGGCTTCAGAAAAGCGTAGAACAAAAACAAGCTCTGCAGAATTTTACAAAGCCTTTTCAAGACGTGTAACTGGAAAAGCATTGAGTGACATACATCCAGTCGTAAATAATACAATGTTACGATATTGGGACAACTGTCCGAACTACGACCTAACTATCCTAAAGAACAAAACACAGATGCAACAACAGTATGCCTTTCAGAACTCTTCTTATttccaaaatgttataaaatctgTGAATGAAAAACTTGGAATGAACGTATCATTAACGCCGG aTGACATTAAAGCCATGTTTATGATATGTGCAACTGATCTTGCTGTCCGGAACAATACAGATTGGTGTAGTTTACAGACGGAAgcagaaagggagataatcaactATGAAAGTGATATAGAG gATTATTACTCCCTATTCTATGGTCATACTTTGATACAAAAATTGACATGTCCATTATGGCAGGACTTATTTGCTTCCATGGAAGATGCCATTAACAAACGCAAGCTAGGAGAAAC GTATGTGTTTGGAAATCTTCGTTTCGGACATTCTGATACTATGGATACGTTTTATTCCGCTCTCGGACTTTATCATGATAGCCAACCTCTCCGAGCTGATAACTATGCCGCCATGAAAAACCGGATGTTTTATGAAAGCAAAACTACACCATTTTCTGCTAACATTGCATTCATCCTTTATAATTGTGGAGGAAACGAAGCAGAAAATTATCTCCTGAAAATGATGGTTAATAATCAGCCTGTAACAATACCCGGATGTGACAGTGATTTTTGTCCTTACCTCAAGGTCAGAagcatatatcgaaattatatCGAAAACTGCAAGTGGCGAGAATTATGTAACGTAAGAACAATATCGCAAGCTGTCGGATGA